From Halobacteriovorax sp. HLS, the proteins below share one genomic window:
- a CDS encoding Rne/Rng family ribonuclease — protein MAKQLIINQTLNECRAVLMENGEILDFLMERSTEGEGKVPQVGDIFKGIVLRVLPGMQSAFVDIGWEKAAFLYVDDAYIPTLEEQREMAEKTKKMIESQVRVGEVIPDEFSTLNESVNMRFRPSHTTIESFLKEGQEILVQVAKEPISTKGPRITRQITLAGRHVVFMPFIEHTGVSRRIENESERERLKNILDAVRPEGQGIIARTVAEGQSQKTLKSDYNMLVKIWKEIQKKSEKSKPSMVCYRDLNFIQRLLRDITDEDVSEVIVDSKENQKEVDKFCAKYLPLIKGKSRLYDEQAPIFEKYGIDMEIERAISNKVYLRSGGSLNIDQTEALVSIDVNTGKFVGRKNLEETILRTNMEAVKEIAYQLRLRNCGGIIIIDFIDMEREEHRVTVYNHLIDALKKDRSKTNVLPISGLGLVEMTRKRTRDTLTRVLCEPCPYCEGTGRVKSTLTVCYDLIRELIKVLGKATGTKVFIYAHPEVTARLCGDDLDMIENLEEAYGKSLQIRSENNYHIEQYEIFSQEF, from the coding sequence ATGGCAAAGCAGCTAATAATTAATCAAACCCTGAACGAGTGCCGTGCGGTACTAATGGAAAATGGGGAGATTTTAGACTTTCTAATGGAGAGATCAACCGAAGGTGAGGGAAAAGTTCCTCAGGTAGGAGATATCTTTAAGGGGATTGTTCTAAGAGTTCTTCCGGGAATGCAATCGGCCTTCGTTGATATTGGCTGGGAAAAAGCGGCCTTTCTCTATGTTGATGATGCATATATACCTACGCTCGAAGAACAGCGTGAGATGGCAGAAAAAACTAAGAAGATGATAGAGTCTCAAGTTAGAGTTGGGGAAGTTATTCCAGATGAGTTCAGCACATTGAATGAATCGGTCAATATGAGGTTTAGACCTTCTCATACAACTATTGAGAGCTTTTTGAAGGAAGGGCAAGAAATACTTGTTCAGGTTGCAAAAGAGCCAATCTCTACGAAAGGACCAAGAATAACACGTCAGATTACTCTTGCTGGTAGACATGTTGTTTTTATGCCTTTTATTGAGCATACGGGTGTTTCAAGAAGAATTGAGAATGAGAGTGAAAGAGAGAGACTAAAAAATATTTTAGATGCTGTTAGACCTGAAGGGCAAGGAATTATTGCTCGTACGGTTGCCGAGGGGCAGAGCCAAAAAACTTTAAAGTCAGACTACAATATGCTGGTCAAGATTTGGAAAGAAATTCAAAAGAAATCTGAAAAATCTAAACCTTCGATGGTTTGCTATAGAGATCTAAATTTTATTCAAAGGCTTCTTAGAGATATTACTGATGAAGATGTTTCAGAAGTTATCGTCGACTCGAAAGAGAACCAAAAAGAAGTGGATAAGTTTTGTGCTAAATATCTTCCACTCATTAAAGGAAAGTCCAGACTCTATGATGAGCAGGCCCCTATTTTTGAAAAATATGGAATCGATATGGAAATCGAAAGGGCCATTAGTAATAAGGTTTACTTACGCTCTGGTGGATCTTTGAATATTGACCAAACAGAAGCACTCGTTTCAATTGATGTTAACACGGGAAAATTTGTAGGTAGAAAAAACTTAGAAGAAACAATTCTTAGAACTAATATGGAAGCAGTTAAAGAAATTGCTTATCAGTTACGTTTAAGAAACTGTGGTGGAATTATCATCATCGATTTTATTGATATGGAAAGAGAAGAACATAGAGTGACTGTTTATAATCACTTAATAGATGCTCTTAAGAAAGATCGTTCAAAAACTAATGTTCTTCCGATTTCTGGACTTGGACTTGTGGAAATGACAAGAAAGAGAACCAGGGATACTTTGACTCGTGTTCTTTGTGAACCTTGTCCATATTGTGAGGGAACGGGGAGAGTAAAGTCTACTCTTACTGTTTGTTATGATCTGATAAGAGAGCTTATTAAAGTTTTAGGAAAAGCAACGGGAACAAAAGTCTTCATATATGCGCATCCAGAAGTAACGGCCAGGCTATGTGGTGATGATTTAGATATGATCGAAAATTTAGAAGAAGCCTATGGGAAGTCTCTACAAATTAGATCTGAAAATAACTATCATATTGAACAATACGAAATATTTTCTCAAGAGTTTTAG
- a CDS encoding NupC/NupG family nucleoside CNT transporter — MERFISLFGLIVMVSAAVLMSSDRKKINWRTVFSGITLQIVLGLIILKTDVGQNFFEYAREFFAGILSYTNEGSKFIFGSFTDVSKFGFVFFVQVLPTILFMSALMSILYHVGVMQIVIRFMAKVMVKIMGTSGAESLAAAANVFAGQTEAPLVIRPFIGKMTKSELMALMTGGMATVAGGVLAAYVGFGIDAAHLLAASVMSAPAALVCAKILVPETEDSHTHGDLKLNVEKTTANLVDAAAHGASEGLQLALNVGAMLLAFIALIAMANGLLGLVGGWFGYPELTLELISGVLFAPVAWLMGVPWADCTIVGSLLGKKMILNEFVAYLDLKDMITAGSISQRSINISTYALCGFANFSSIAIQVGGIGVLAPERRQDLARLGFKSMIGGTIACFMTACIAGMFL; from the coding sequence ATGGAAAGATTCATTTCTTTATTTGGTTTAATTGTAATGGTTTCGGCCGCAGTTTTAATGAGTAGTGATAGAAAGAAGATAAACTGGAGAACAGTTTTTTCCGGAATTACTCTACAAATAGTTCTAGGTTTAATTATTTTAAAAACCGATGTAGGGCAGAACTTCTTTGAATACGCCCGAGAATTTTTCGCTGGAATTCTATCTTACACAAATGAAGGCTCTAAATTTATCTTTGGAAGCTTTACAGATGTTAGTAAATTTGGCTTTGTTTTCTTTGTACAAGTTCTTCCAACAATTCTCTTTATGAGTGCTTTAATGTCCATTCTTTATCATGTCGGAGTAATGCAAATTGTAATTCGATTTATGGCCAAAGTGATGGTGAAAATAATGGGTACGTCTGGTGCTGAATCTTTAGCGGCAGCGGCCAATGTTTTTGCGGGGCAAACAGAGGCTCCACTAGTGATTCGACCATTTATTGGAAAGATGACTAAGTCAGAACTCATGGCCTTAATGACTGGAGGAATGGCAACAGTTGCTGGAGGTGTTCTAGCAGCTTATGTTGGGTTTGGAATTGATGCTGCTCACTTGTTAGCTGCTTCAGTTATGTCTGCACCAGCTGCACTTGTTTGTGCCAAAATTTTAGTTCCGGAAACTGAAGACTCACATACTCATGGAGATTTAAAGCTCAACGTAGAAAAGACAACTGCAAACTTAGTAGATGCGGCTGCACATGGTGCAAGTGAAGGTCTTCAATTAGCGCTAAATGTAGGGGCAATGTTATTGGCCTTCATTGCTTTAATTGCGATGGCCAATGGTCTTCTCGGTCTTGTTGGCGGATGGTTTGGATACCCAGAATTAACTTTAGAATTAATCTCTGGAGTTTTATTTGCTCCAGTAGCATGGCTAATGGGTGTTCCTTGGGCGGACTGTACAATAGTAGGTTCGCTACTTGGAAAGAAAATGATTTTAAATGAATTTGTAGCATATCTTGATTTAAAGGATATGATCACTGCAGGTTCTATATCTCAGCGTTCAATAAATATTTCTACATACGCCCTTTGTGGTTTTGCAAATTTCAGCTCAATTGCAATTCAAGTTGGTGGTATTGGTGTTCTTGCTCCAGAGAGAAGACAAGATTTAGCAAGACTAGGGTTTAAGTCAATGATTGGTGGAACAATTGCCTGTTTTATGACTGCTTGTATTGCGGGAATGTTTTTATAA
- a CDS encoding thymidine phosphorylase produces MKNKKLELKFTPYEIISKKRDGHKLSDEEIKWFISGVTDKSIPDYQTSALLMAIYLQGFDKSETASLTDAMLYSGKTLKFEGTNVIDKHSTGGVGDKASFILAPIAHACGVKVPMMAGRGLGHTGGTVDKIEAVKGFQTTLSLEDFKKAVEKDGIALIGQTGEIAPADKKIYALRDVTATVESIPLITASIMSKKLAEGANGIVMDIKTGSGAFMKTRARAKALGKSLRDTATRFDKKMMTIITDMNQPLGDAVGNSLEIIESIETLKNNGPKDITEVSVQLAGGMVYLAGLAKSHKAGIKKAKEVLKNGKALESFRNLIKNQGGDELIVDDYTRLPIAKHQKEVLSLKSGYITSIACQEIGEHIVSLGGGRKKTSDLIDFGVGLIIHKRIGEKVKAGEKLITLYYNEGQESTVTSIEEEILSKNIKIKATKPTTLKPLIYDIDENPIC; encoded by the coding sequence ATGAAAAATAAGAAATTAGAATTAAAGTTTACACCTTACGAAATTATCTCGAAAAAAAGAGATGGTCACAAGTTAAGTGATGAAGAAATTAAGTGGTTTATTAGTGGCGTAACTGACAAGTCCATTCCAGATTATCAGACCAGTGCTCTTTTAATGGCCATTTACCTTCAAGGTTTTGACAAGAGTGAAACGGCATCTTTGACAGATGCCATGCTCTATTCTGGAAAAACATTAAAATTTGAAGGAACAAATGTAATCGACAAACATAGTACAGGTGGCGTTGGCGATAAAGCTTCTTTTATTCTTGCCCCTATTGCCCATGCCTGTGGAGTAAAAGTTCCGATGATGGCCGGAAGAGGACTAGGACATACAGGTGGTACAGTTGACAAGATTGAAGCTGTAAAAGGATTTCAAACAACTCTTTCACTAGAAGACTTTAAAAAGGCGGTTGAAAAGGATGGAATCGCTCTTATTGGACAAACTGGAGAAATTGCTCCGGCCGATAAGAAAATATATGCTCTAAGGGATGTTACCGCTACCGTTGAAAGTATCCCTCTAATTACAGCATCGATTATGAGTAAAAAGTTGGCCGAAGGTGCAAACGGTATTGTGATGGATATCAAAACAGGCTCGGGTGCTTTCATGAAAACCAGAGCAAGGGCCAAAGCCCTTGGGAAAAGTTTACGAGATACAGCGACACGCTTTGATAAGAAAATGATGACTATTATCACTGATATGAATCAGCCTCTTGGTGATGCTGTTGGAAACTCTCTAGAGATTATAGAAAGCATTGAGACTCTAAAAAATAATGGTCCAAAGGATATAACTGAAGTATCTGTTCAATTGGCCGGAGGAATGGTCTATCTAGCTGGACTAGCAAAAAGCCATAAGGCAGGAATAAAAAAGGCTAAAGAAGTGTTAAAAAATGGTAAGGCGCTAGAGAGCTTTAGAAATTTAATAAAGAATCAAGGTGGAGATGAACTAATCGTTGATGACTACACTCGTCTACCAATTGCCAAGCACCAAAAAGAAGTTCTTTCTTTAAAAAGTGGATATATTACTTCAATTGCCTGTCAGGAAATTGGTGAGCATATTGTATCTCTTGGTGGCGGGAGAAAGAAGACCTCTGATCTTATCGACTTTGGAGTGGGACTAATTATACATAAAAGAATTGGTGAAAAAGTGAAAGCTGGCGAGAAGCTTATTACTCTTTACTATAATGAGGGACAAGAGTCGACAGTGACTTCAATTGAAGAAGAGATTCTTTCTAAAAATATTAAGATTAAGGCCACTAAGCCAACAACGTTAAAACCTCTTATCTACGACATAGATGAGAACCCAATTTGTTAA